The genomic DNA TAGAAAACCATACCATTAGTACTGGCTTGGGGTTTGGGACATTTTAAATGAGAACCAGTACTTTATAACAGTGCTTCTTAAAGCGTCTGACTTAAGGATGCTCAACTGCAGAGGAATTCAGAATTATATGTCACAAAGCCAAGGGCCTGTTCCTTGCCATGGCATTTGCCTGAGAGCTCAAAATATATCTATGGGTGAATTTATCATTATTATGATTTAGGGTCACTGCAGGTTTCCTGATGGATTTGAACTTTGCTGGAATTTTTAGAAACTGGTAAGTGGTTGAACAGGCCATTACTatcaattaaacaaaaaaagtattaatcAAGATTTAAGATGAAGTTTTATAGGTCGGTAAACTGCACACAAATATCAAAACggtttacatttattatattgcaGAAAAAATGTTCAATTCCCTATGTGCATAAATATAGCTGTTtcttataacaaaaataatttctgttCTTGCATTCCAACAACTGCCTCATTGTAGCCTTTAACAAACATTGCAGTCTCAGTAGCCTTTGAATTACTAATGCAAAGCCCACTTCACAGCTGTGTGATGTTCTAATGGCCTGGTGTTAGCTTGTTATCAAGTCTGTGGATAAGCATACATTATCAGAGCCTTTAACCCAGaaacagaggcaattctatagCGCTGAGCATcaatattaatgtaatttttgGGGCTGCAGTTTCTGTCAGAGTAAATGGCACTGctgaaatgtaaaagaaaaagataacattttaaatataacatgAGTAATGTcagttcatgtgttttttttagcagcaatagatgaaaacatttggcataaatatttcacatttgatttattcTGAAAATTAGAGTGTGCTTGCTGTTTCAACTATTGTTGTAGATACAGTACATGGTGGGAATATTTCTTGTTTTAGCAGATGTAAACACACAGTATTTAGGAGGAAATTAAAAAGAATACATGCTTTTATTTCTGCAAATGCCTCACtgttaatacatagtaacatagtaagttaggttaaaaaacaTTCTCAATACATTACCCTTTTATGTTTTATGCTGAATGGTAGTACATTAATAGATAGACCCTCTTACCTTCTGTCCACAGTTACTTTCCATCTTATACATGTCATTTCCATCTCTGTGGCAAGGTACATAAAATGATTAATATGCATTGCATGAAGAGAAGCCTgatttgcatatatatttttcaacACGTGGCTTAAATATATGTGCAGTCAATATTGCAGCATTTGTTATTAAATTAGTTGAACTGGACTAGACACTCTACTCTTACCTTCTGAGTCATTTTCAGTACTAATATGTATCATCAAGAACTAAGCTATGCTTCCTGTTAGGCAACCATTTATGCATTTGTAAACGTTTGTATTTGTTGACCATTTTTTTTCGTTCTTATCTGCAGGTTTATCTCCAAAGAGAATTTGATTCCAcctgaagtattttcaatttaaaactGGGGTAATGAAGTCAATTCTGGATGGCCTTGCAGACACCACATTCCGGACAATTACAACTGACCTTCTTTACTTGGGGCCAAACGAAGTTCAATATGATGACTCAAAAGGAGATATATCCTCCAAACTGGTCTATTTTCCTCAGAAGCTGCCTCTGTCCTCTCTGAGAGGTGACCCTTTACACGAAAAAATGACTATAATAGATGATCCCCTGTTGAGTATCCCTTTGGATCAAATAAATGCaactgatttttataataaatcaatcATCTTCAAAGACACTGATGACAATGTACAATGTGGAAAAAACTTTATGGACATGGAGTGCTTCATGATTCTTACCCCAAGTCAACAACTAGTAATTGCAGCTCTTTCAATAATCCTGGGCACATTCACAGTCTTGGAGAACATGCTAGTTCTGGTTGTCATCGTGCAGTCTCGAAGTCTAAGATGTAGGCCCTCCTACCACTTCATTGGCAGCTTGGCAGTAGCTGATCTGCTTGGCAGTGTAATTTTTGTCTACAGCTTtgttgattttcatgtttttcatcgAAAAGACAGCCCTAATGTTTTTCTATTCAAACTTGGAGGTGTAACAGCCTCTTTCACTGCCTCTGTTGGCAGTCTTTTCCTTACTGCAATAGACAGGTACATATCCATACATAGGCCAATGTCATACAAAAGAATAGTCACAAGGACAAAGGCTGTCATTGCTTTTTGCATGATGTGGACAATTGCTATTGTAATAGCAGTTCTTCCTCTGTTTGGGTGGAACTGCATAAAGCTGAGATCTGTTTGCTCAGATATTTTCCCTCTAATCGATGAAACATATCTAATGTTTTGGATCGGTGTGACAAGTGTTCTATTGTTATTTATTGtgtatgcatatatgtatatattatggaAAGCTCACAATCATGCTGTTCGGATGCTTCAACGTGGCACACAAAAGAGCATCATAGTGCACACCTCAGAAGATGGAAAAGTGCATATTACAAGACCGGACCAGACTCGCATGGATATTAGGTTAGCCAAGACCTTGGTCCTAATCTTAGTAGTGTTAATCATTTGTTGGGGCCCTCTTATGGCAATCATGGTCTATGATGTTTTTGGAAAGATAAACAAGACTATAAAGACAGTGTTTGCCTTCTGCAGCGTCCTTTGCTTACTTAATTCAACTGTGAATCCTATCATCTATGCCCTTCGAAGTAAAGActtgagaaatgctttctgtagcATGTTCCCATCATGCCAGGGGACTGCACAACCTCTTGACAATAGCATGGAGTCTGACTGTCAGAATAGACATGTAAATAATAGTAATGCTCACAGAGCAGCTGAGAGCTGCATTAAAAGCACCGTTAAGATTGCCAAAGTTACTATGTCTGTATCAACAGACACATCTGCAGAAGCAGTATAAGTCAATAGTATTGGTTAAAGAACCACACACAAGTTGTTTTCCCTATGAAATTAGGAATTTCACCATTCGATAGATTAAATTAAACCACTTGGATTACAAACATAAGTATATATGTCAAAATATTCTTTATCAAAGGGTTTCCCAACTCCAGTGCTCAGTGAGCTTCAAATGAAACTGATTTGATTGAGTAGTTTTTTTTCGAGACATGCCTACCTGATAGACGTTCCCTTGTTCTTATATAAGGATATTCTGAGAACCTACACTGCACTGCTTGGCAGGAGAACTAGAATTGAGAAACCCTGCTCAGTGATACCCCCCAGGCTTGAAGAACActcattttcttaaataaaatattttttgattataTATAGTTTCTTTTATTTTGAGAGATGTATTTAACAATTAATatatagatttacattttttaaggatTGTTCATAGTCTTTGAAATCTTATATGTGATCTTTATGGACTTCTGCCTggttacacatgtattgttttttgtcaaattacaaaaaaaagaagacatgTTAAGGTTTCACTAGAAGCAATTGCAATACCTCACACGTCTAAAATGACACCTACTCTTTTCAGAACTGTAAAAGTAAAAGCAATGCTTCTTCTTCACTGCTAAGCAGAGGTGGGATTTCATTATCTGTAATGCTAAGGGTGAGTTTGCTATTTTCATACAATGGATGGAAAAAGCCTTGATTGGTTGTTGACTTTGTCATATGAATATGGAGTCAATTTCAAAACTGAAGAATTTCAGCAAACAATATCCCAGCCAGCAGGCATGGTCGTTTATTTAATTGTACAAGGTGATATCTTGAAATGAAAATATCTTAACTggcacatggtaaaaaaaaaagaagaaaatatatgaCACAATATTTTACATATCTTTGAATGAGATGAAATTATTGACTTCTGCAAAATGGACATTGCTGGCACATAAACTGTTTGCAAAGCTACTGAGTAACAGCAAGGTAGCCATTGTTGTGTATTTTACTGTAGAAGTAGGTTTGACGTCAATAAAAAAATGGTATCTGTATGTGCTCCGTATGTGCACATATAATCAACAAAAGTCgtcttttagggcagagaaagatgcaaagattctgggagatctagttgcccagcgactaatcgccgAATCTtcgtgtctgtctctgcccttaatgaggTTCAACCTGTGATTTGTTTGTCAGTCAGTGTTATGTGCATGTATGTCTGCTAGTAGTAATGACTTTGTAAATAAATAGGTCTTAGTgttataacaaaaacaaaaaaacactgattagattttttttagctattGCTATTGTTGCACAATTTGCACATGAATTCAGTTTCTAAAATTTAGTTTTCTTGGGGTATTAATACATTCattgtttaaaacatttaatttatgtGATTTAGTACTGAATCTTCTTTGAGAACAAAGTTCCAAAACAGTATATATAGGGCACAATGCCTTTGTAAATCTGGACCCCCTGACTTTTATTCAATGCTGGGAGCTGCTACTCAACTTCACGAGAAGAGCCACAGT from Xenopus laevis strain J_2021 chromosome 5S, Xenopus_laevis_v10.1, whole genome shotgun sequence includes the following:
- the cnr1.S gene encoding cannabinoid receptor 1; its protein translation is MKSILDGLADTTFRTITTDLLYLGPNEVQYDDSKGDISSKLVYFPQKLPLSSLRGDPLHEKMTIIDDPLLSIPLDQINATDFYNKSIIFKDTDDNVQCGKNFMDMECFMILTPSQQLVIAALSIILGTFTVLENMLVLVVIVQSRSLRCRPSYHFIGSLAVADLLGSVIFVYSFVDFHVFHRKDSPNVFLFKLGGVTASFTASVGSLFLTAIDRYISIHRPMSYKRIVTRTKAVIAFCMMWTIAIVIAVLPLFGWNCIKLRSVCSDIFPLIDETYLMFWIGVTSVLLLFIVYAYMYILWKAHNHAVRMLQRGTQKSIIVHTSEDGKVHITRPDQTRMDIRLAKTLVLILVVLIICWGPLMAIMVYDVFGKINKTIKTVFAFCSVLCLLNSTVNPIIYALRSKDLRNAFCSMFPSCQGTAQPLDNSMESDCQNRHVNNSNAHRAAESCIKSTVKIAKVTMSVSTDTSAEAV